Proteins co-encoded in one Dyella japonica A8 genomic window:
- a CDS encoding YciI family protein, translating into MKFLVMIYNDDTLLDALPAGEVDTMLRGCFTHADELRDQGYLLDSVQLESPAQIKSLRMRGDKMSVMDGPFAEAKEYLGGFNVIEAADMAEALRIAAEFPWARTGRIDVWPMRDIDAVRRRVGA; encoded by the coding sequence ATGAAGTTCCTGGTCATGATCTATAACGACGACACCCTGCTCGACGCGCTGCCGGCTGGCGAGGTCGACACCATGCTGCGTGGCTGTTTCACACATGCCGACGAGCTGCGCGACCAGGGCTACCTGCTCGATTCCGTGCAGCTGGAGTCCCCCGCGCAGATCAAGTCACTGCGTATGCGCGGGGACAAGATGAGCGTAATGGACGGCCCGTTCGCCGAGGCCAAGGAATACCTGGGCGGCTTCAACGTGATCGAAGCGGCGGACATGGCCGAAGCCCTGCGCATCGCGGCGGAATTTCCCTGGGCGCGCACCGGGCGCATCGACGTGTGGCCCATGCGGGACATTGATGCGGTACGGCGGCGCGTCGGGGCCTGA
- the argH gene encoding argininosuccinate lyase, producing MTQPLWQKSNIKIDARIMTFLAGDDVVLDREFFLHDITASKAHVEGLANIGVVSTDEAAALKRELDVLADDFRAGHFVLDERYEDGHSAIEARLTERLGDAGRRVHTGRSRNDQILVATRLWLKEKLAALEHHCRAVAAVCLDRAAQPAIPLPGYTHLQRAVVSSTGMWFAGFAEGFIDNALRAQQTALLIDANPLGTAAGYGVNLKLDREHTTQALGFARMQVSPIYAQLSRGKFEMAVLEAIAGALLDVRRLAWDLSLFTTAEFNFVKLPSEYTTGSSIMPNKRNPDVVELLRASYASVAAARTEIEQLLSLPSGYQRDLQFSKGSLFHGVRHGLAALELVPDLLARMEWNEPAMRAAIEPAMYATDVAIEQAAAGVPFRDAYRAAADAAASAGEGRTPEASLAARVSPGSGHDLRLDALRDRLSRLDG from the coding sequence ATGACCCAACCCCTCTGGCAAAAATCCAACATCAAGATCGACGCCCGCATCATGACGTTCCTCGCGGGCGATGACGTGGTGCTGGATCGCGAGTTCTTCCTGCATGACATCACCGCCAGCAAGGCCCACGTGGAAGGGCTGGCCAACATCGGCGTGGTGAGCACGGATGAAGCGGCGGCGCTCAAGCGCGAGCTGGACGTGCTGGCGGACGATTTCCGGGCCGGGCATTTCGTGCTGGACGAACGCTACGAGGACGGCCACTCGGCCATCGAGGCGCGCCTGACGGAGCGTTTGGGCGATGCCGGGCGCCGCGTCCACACGGGCCGCAGCCGCAATGACCAGATCCTGGTCGCCACGCGTTTGTGGCTGAAGGAGAAGCTTGCCGCTCTGGAGCACCATTGCCGTGCCGTTGCCGCGGTCTGTCTCGATCGTGCCGCGCAGCCGGCCATTCCGTTGCCGGGCTATACGCACCTGCAGCGTGCGGTGGTGTCCTCCACGGGCATGTGGTTTGCGGGCTTCGCCGAAGGCTTCATCGATAATGCGCTGCGCGCGCAGCAGACGGCCCTGTTGATCGATGCCAATCCGCTGGGCACCGCGGCGGGCTACGGGGTGAACCTCAAGCTGGATCGCGAGCACACCACACAGGCACTGGGTTTCGCCCGCATGCAGGTGTCGCCGATCTATGCGCAGCTGTCGCGCGGCAAGTTCGAGATGGCCGTGCTCGAGGCCATCGCGGGGGCGCTGCTGGATGTGCGTCGCCTGGCCTGGGATCTGTCGCTGTTCACCACGGCGGAATTCAACTTCGTGAAGCTGCCGAGCGAGTACACCACTGGCAGCTCGATCATGCCGAACAAGCGCAACCCGGACGTGGTGGAACTGCTGCGCGCCAGTTATGCCAGCGTGGCGGCGGCCCGCACCGAGATCGAGCAGCTGCTGTCGCTGCCCTCCGGCTACCAGCGCGACCTGCAGTTCTCCAAGGGCTCGCTGTTCCATGGCGTCCGCCATGGCCTGGCCGCGCTGGAGTTGGTGCCGGACCTGCTGGCCCGCATGGAGTGGAACGAGCCGGCCATGCGCGCGGCGATCGAGCCGGCCATGTACGCCACCGACGTGGCCATCGAGCAGGCGGCGGCGGGCGTGCCGTTCCGCGACGCCTACCGCGCGGCGGCCGACGCCGCGGCCTCGGCGGGCGAGGGGCGCACCCCCGAGGCGAGCCTCGCGGCCCGCGTGTCGCCCGGTTCCGGCCATGACCTGCGCCTGGATGCATTGCGCGATAGACTCAGCCGTCTGGACGGCTAA
- a CDS encoding hemerythrin domain-containing protein encodes MNIDRFKREHVDLMVAVGALRELVQAGVREHADSIVQQLVSMSGAIRLHLAAEDRVLYPALVASSDPLIAQTGRVFQEEMGGLAATYMAFVSRWNIASAIADDPQGFRDEANVVFKALHHRVQRENQELYPLADRV; translated from the coding sequence ATGAACATCGATAGGTTCAAGCGCGAGCACGTGGATCTGATGGTGGCGGTGGGGGCGTTGCGCGAGCTGGTGCAGGCCGGCGTGCGGGAACATGCGGACAGCATTGTCCAGCAGCTGGTTTCGATGAGCGGCGCCATTCGCTTGCATCTGGCTGCCGAGGATCGCGTGCTGTATCCGGCGCTGGTCGCTTCCTCCGATCCGCTCATCGCGCAGACCGGCCGTGTGTTTCAGGAGGAAATGGGCGGTCTGGCGGCGACCTATATGGCGTTCGTCTCGCGCTGGAACATCGCCTCTGCCATTGCCGACGACCCGCAGGGATTTCGCGATGAGGCCAATGTGGTGTTCAAGGCGCTGCACCATCGGGTGCAGCGCGAGAACCAGGAGCTTTATCCACTCGCCGATCGCGTCTGA
- the argC gene encoding N-acetyl-gamma-glutamyl-phosphate reductase produces the protein MSTTKHRIGIVGARGHTGAELIRLVAAHPALELAFVSSRELDGQRVADHVDGFTGDLRYASLDAEAVAAQGADVVVLALPNGKAAPYVEAIDKVKPDTLIVDLSADYRFNEKWYYGLPELTRGRWRGEKRISNPGCYATAIQLSIAPLKDLLAAPPVSFGVSGYSGAGTTPSDKNDPEKLRDNLMPYSLTGHMHEKEASRHLNVPVEFMPHVAPHFRGLTVTTNLYLARQVKREDIVSRFNAAYEGEKLVHVVDEAPWVSQIAHKHHVDIGGFAVSNDGKRVVVVATLDNLLKGAATQAMQNINRAIGVDEYTAIPMV, from the coding sequence ATGAGCACGACCAAACATCGCATCGGCATCGTGGGTGCCCGTGGCCATACTGGCGCCGAGCTGATCCGCCTCGTCGCCGCGCATCCCGCGCTGGAGCTGGCTTTCGTATCCTCGCGCGAGCTGGACGGTCAGCGCGTGGCCGACCACGTGGACGGCTTCACCGGCGACCTGCGCTACGCCAGCCTCGATGCCGAGGCCGTGGCGGCGCAGGGCGCGGACGTGGTGGTGCTGGCCTTGCCCAACGGCAAGGCAGCCCCGTATGTCGAGGCCATCGACAAGGTGAAGCCCGATACGCTGATCGTTGACCTGTCGGCCGATTACCGCTTCAACGAGAAGTGGTACTACGGCCTGCCGGAATTGACCCGCGGGCGTTGGCGCGGCGAGAAGCGCATCAGCAATCCTGGTTGCTATGCGACGGCGATCCAGCTGTCGATCGCGCCGCTGAAGGACCTGCTGGCGGCACCGCCGGTGAGCTTCGGTGTGTCGGGCTACTCGGGCGCCGGCACCACGCCATCGGACAAGAACGACCCGGAAAAGCTGCGCGACAACCTGATGCCGTACTCGCTCACCGGTCATATGCACGAGAAGGAGGCGAGCCGCCACCTCAACGTGCCGGTGGAGTTCATGCCGCATGTGGCCCCCCATTTTCGTGGCCTCACCGTTACCACCAACCTGTACCTGGCTCGCCAGGTGAAGCGCGAGGACATCGTTAGCCGCTTCAACGCCGCCTACGAAGGCGAGAAGCTGGTGCACGTGGTGGACGAGGCGCCGTGGGTCAGCCAGATCGCGCACAAGCACCACGTGGATATCGGCGGCTTCGCCGTGTCCAACGACGGCAAGCGCGTGGTGGTGGTGGCGACCCTGGACAACCTGTTGAAGGGCGCGGCGACCCAGGCCATGCAGAACATCAACCGCGCCATCGGCGTGGACGAGTACACGGCTATACCGATGGTTTGA
- a CDS encoding glutamate-5-semialdehyde dehydrogenase — translation MSEIRSLALACRDAAPLLAVLDTPAKQALLIGMADALRHRTADVLAANAKDMQQAADKGVQGAMLDRLRLDEARVAAIAQALRDVAALPDPVGVVTRRDTLANGVQVERVRIPLGVVAMIYEARPNVTADAAALCLMAGNAVILRGGSEALHSNRAIAAALHEALQAHGLPAAAVTLVEDLRRETMVELLQLSDIVDLAIPRGGEGLIRFVTEHARVPVIKHYKGVCHLYVDRAADLPLALNLLIDGKTSRPGVCNALETLLVHRDIAQEFLPRAAAALLTRGVSLRGDEATRALVSQASAATEEDYAAEFLDLIIAVRVVDSFDDAIAHIRRHGSDHTEVIVTTDESAAQKFVQALRSAVVMVNASSRFSDGGQLGLGAEIGISTTRLHAYGPMGAESLTIERFVVRGEGQVRHPESRVF, via the coding sequence ATGAGCGAGATCCGTTCCCTGGCGCTGGCCTGCCGCGATGCGGCGCCGCTGCTCGCCGTGCTGGACACGCCGGCCAAGCAGGCGTTGCTGATCGGTATGGCCGATGCGCTGAGGCACCGCACGGCCGACGTCCTTGCCGCGAACGCGAAGGACATGCAGCAGGCGGCGGATAAGGGCGTGCAGGGCGCGATGCTCGATCGCCTGCGCCTGGATGAGGCACGTGTCGCGGCCATCGCCCAGGCCTTGCGCGATGTTGCCGCCTTGCCCGATCCGGTGGGCGTGGTCACGCGCCGCGACACCCTCGCCAATGGCGTGCAGGTGGAACGCGTGCGTATTCCCCTTGGTGTGGTGGCGATGATCTACGAGGCGCGCCCCAACGTGACGGCCGACGCGGCGGCGCTATGCCTGATGGCCGGCAATGCGGTGATCCTGCGCGGCGGTTCCGAGGCCCTGCATTCCAATCGCGCGATTGCCGCGGCATTGCATGAGGCCCTGCAGGCGCACGGCCTACCGGCCGCCGCCGTGACGCTGGTGGAGGATCTCCGACGCGAGACCATGGTCGAGCTGCTGCAGCTGAGCGACATCGTCGATCTCGCCATTCCCCGTGGCGGCGAAGGGTTGATCCGTTTTGTCACCGAGCATGCGCGCGTACCCGTGATCAAGCACTACAAGGGCGTGTGCCACCTGTACGTGGACCGCGCCGCCGACCTGCCGCTGGCGCTCAACCTGCTGATCGATGGAAAGACGTCCAGGCCTGGCGTATGCAATGCACTGGAAACCCTGCTGGTCCATCGCGACATTGCCCAGGAGTTCCTGCCCCGCGCCGCTGCCGCGCTGCTCACGCGTGGCGTGTCGCTTCGGGGCGACGAGGCCACGCGTGCGCTCGTGTCGCAGGCAAGCGCAGCCACGGAGGAGGATTACGCCGCGGAGTTCCTCGACCTCATCATCGCCGTGCGCGTGGTGGACAGTTTCGACGACGCCATTGCCCATATCCGCCGCCACGGTTCGGACCATACCGAGGTCATCGTCACGACGGATGAATCAGCGGCACAGAAGTTCGTGCAGGCGCTGCGTTCGGCGGTGGTGATGGTCAACGCGTCATCGCGGTTTTCCGACGGCGGACAGCTGGGCCTGGGCGCGGAGATCGGTATATCGACCACGCGCCTGCATGCCTACGGGCCGATGGGGGCGGAGTCGTTGACCATCGAGCGATTCGTGGTGCGGGGGGAAGGGCAGGTTCGGCATCCGGAGAGTCGCGTTTTTTAG
- the kynU gene encoding kynureninase, with product MSAPYEATLAWAQAQDAADPLRGFRDEFLIPPHEGRDSHYFCGNSLGLQPRAVRAALQAELDDWAALAVEGHFKGRLPWMDYHEFVRDDLATVVGAQPSEVVAMNTLGVNLHLMMVSFYRPTPERHAILIEAGSFPTDRYAVESQVRFHGYDPATSLIELQGDEANGTISMEAIERVLAEHGSRIALVMLPGIQYRTGQAFDLAAITRLAQRHGCMVGFDLAHAVGNLPLRLHDIGADFAIWCSYKYLNSGPGAVGGAFVHERHARTTLPRFAGWWGHDKTTRFQMGPEFVPTYGADGWQLSNPPILALAPLRVSLEIFVRAGMSNLREKSLRLTGYLEWLVQTQLNDVLEVVTPSDPARRGSQLSLRVQGGRARGRALFEYLMGHGIVGDWREPDVIRISPTPLYNRFADCVAFVEAVRAWHRGG from the coding sequence ATGTCTGCTCCGTACGAAGCCACCCTCGCCTGGGCGCAGGCCCAGGATGCCGCCGACCCGCTGCGCGGTTTCCGCGACGAGTTCCTGATCCCTCCGCACGAGGGGCGCGACAGCCACTACTTCTGTGGCAATTCGCTGGGCCTGCAGCCACGCGCCGTGCGCGCGGCACTGCAGGCGGAACTGGACGATTGGGCCGCACTGGCGGTGGAGGGCCACTTCAAGGGCCGCCTGCCGTGGATGGATTACCACGAGTTCGTGCGCGACGACCTGGCCACCGTGGTCGGCGCACAGCCGTCCGAAGTGGTGGCGATGAATACCCTGGGCGTGAACCTGCACCTGATGATGGTGAGCTTCTACCGCCCCACGCCGGAGCGCCACGCCATCCTGATCGAGGCGGGCTCGTTCCCCACGGATCGCTATGCGGTGGAATCGCAGGTGCGCTTCCACGGTTACGATCCGGCCACATCGTTGATCGAACTGCAGGGTGACGAGGCGAACGGCACCATTTCGATGGAAGCCATCGAACGTGTGCTGGCCGAACACGGCTCGCGCATCGCGCTGGTGATGCTGCCGGGCATCCAATACCGCACGGGCCAGGCCTTCGATCTCGCCGCGATCACCCGCCTCGCGCAGCGCCATGGTTGCATGGTGGGTTTCGATCTCGCGCACGCCGTGGGCAACCTGCCCTTGCGGTTGCACGACATCGGCGCCGACTTCGCCATCTGGTGCAGCTACAAGTACCTCAACAGCGGCCCCGGTGCCGTCGGCGGCGCCTTCGTGCATGAGCGCCACGCGCGCACCACCTTGCCGCGCTTCGCCGGCTGGTGGGGACACGACAAGACCACGCGTTTCCAGATGGGACCGGAGTTCGTGCCCACCTATGGCGCGGATGGCTGGCAGCTGAGCAATCCACCGATCCTCGCGTTGGCGCCGCTACGTGTATCGCTGGAGATCTTCGTGCGCGCGGGCATGTCGAACCTACGCGAAAAGTCGCTGCGCCTCACCGGCTATCTGGAATGGCTGGTGCAGACGCAGCTCAACGACGTGCTGGAAGTCGTAACCCCCAGCGACCCCGCACGCCGCGGATCGCAGCTGTCCCTTCGCGTACAGGGCGGCCGTGCGCGTGGCCGCGCGCTGTTCGAGTACCTGATGGGACACGGCATCGTCGGCGACTGGCGCGAACCGGACGTGATCCGCATTTCGCCCACGCCGTTGTACAACCGCTTTGCCGATTGCGTGGCATTCGTCGAGGCGGTCAGGGCATGGCATCGCGGCGGCTGA
- a CDS encoding cupin domain-containing protein: MGTVSTGNAEHYTWGQGCDGWHLLAGDDLSVIEERMPAGAQEVRHRHERSRQFFYVLEGELTLELDGTVHRLPAGHGLHVPPGVAHQARNEGRADVRMLVVSSPRSHGDRMAAPLEGRS; encoded by the coding sequence ATGGGGACCGTCAGTACGGGGAATGCCGAGCACTACACATGGGGGCAGGGTTGTGACGGCTGGCATCTGCTGGCCGGTGACGACCTGAGCGTCATCGAGGAGCGCATGCCGGCGGGCGCGCAGGAAGTGCGCCACCGGCATGAGCGATCCCGCCAGTTCTTCTATGTGCTGGAGGGCGAGCTGACGCTGGAGCTGGACGGGACGGTTCACCGGCTTCCCGCAGGGCACGGCCTGCATGTGCCTCCCGGCGTGGCCCACCAGGCGCGCAACGAAGGCAGGGCCGACGTGCGCATGCTGGTCGTCTCATCGCCCCGCAGCCATGGGGACCGCATGGCTGCGCCCCTGGAGGGCCGCTCATGA
- a CDS encoding FUSC family protein, translating to MSSTGYSLRATVVDSLLTAKRPDVPVRVVVRNTAAVILPLAIGILAGHPGIGLGIGAGALDTMFSDQPGPYRQRMTRLLLASLAAGLAALIGFLTGDQLIPILIATAAFGFFGGLLVVFGTDMTRVGMTSMILLVVTAATPRPLNEALGASALIFAGGLLLTLFSVAAWPLQRYRPERHALADVYRGLSMLARQQEHDDADVPALTDAMTTLQHTLLGRHHARGRAMEAFGVLLELAERIRLELVAMAELRANPTIHAMFRGDAARVLGAIADALEVGDSPQQAERALQTLQASENALLGDGGNADGLATHIHALSGQLAAAVRNANWAGSRGELRAAAAETPLPAALRSSSARATLRANLTPHSVAFRHAVRSAITLSATLFVSRELGLPHGYWLPMTAAIVLRPDFAATFNFGLLRVVGTVLGLVLTTALLHITPHDAWAHLALMAVLCMGFRYLATAHYGVAVAALTGTVVILLSFEGVNSSDAVMDRVINTALGSGMALLAYVLWPTWERGRARAALSDMLDAYADYLGALAHPDRRDGRREARTAARTARSNAQASLDRMRAEPGTPAQLLELANALFANGNRLARTAMTLEALIEDHHDLPETVEMCAFVDHAATALHDIATALRAQRAPDRLPDLRGLQRTLATLLNMAEDRQAAELLMRISDRLVDNVNTLAHITGRSHSKSAATV from the coding sequence ATGTCTTCGACGGGTTATTCGCTGCGCGCCACGGTCGTCGACAGCCTGCTCACCGCCAAACGGCCGGACGTGCCGGTGCGCGTGGTCGTGCGCAATACCGCCGCCGTGATCTTGCCGCTGGCGATCGGCATCCTCGCCGGTCACCCGGGCATTGGCCTGGGGATCGGCGCCGGCGCACTGGACACCATGTTCTCGGACCAGCCCGGTCCGTACCGGCAGCGCATGACGCGCCTGCTGCTCGCCTCGCTCGCCGCCGGCCTGGCCGCGTTGATCGGTTTCCTGACCGGCGACCAGTTGATTCCCATCCTGATCGCCACCGCCGCATTCGGATTCTTCGGCGGCCTGCTGGTGGTATTCGGCACCGACATGACGCGTGTGGGCATGACCAGCATGATCCTGCTGGTGGTCACCGCGGCCACGCCACGACCGCTCAACGAAGCCCTGGGCGCCTCCGCGCTGATCTTCGCCGGCGGCCTGCTGCTCACCCTGTTCTCCGTGGCGGCGTGGCCCCTGCAGCGCTACCGCCCCGAACGGCATGCGCTGGCCGATGTGTATCGCGGCCTCTCCATGCTGGCGCGCCAGCAGGAGCACGACGATGCCGATGTTCCCGCGCTTACCGACGCCATGACCACGCTGCAGCACACCTTGCTCGGCCGCCACCACGCGCGCGGCCGCGCGATGGAGGCGTTTGGTGTGTTGCTGGAACTGGCCGAACGCATCCGCCTCGAACTCGTCGCGATGGCAGAGCTGCGCGCCAACCCCACCATCCACGCCATGTTCCGTGGCGACGCGGCGCGCGTACTGGGGGCCATTGCGGATGCGTTGGAAGTGGGCGACTCGCCACAACAGGCGGAGCGCGCCCTGCAGACCCTGCAGGCCAGCGAGAACGCCCTGCTCGGCGATGGCGGCAATGCCGACGGCCTGGCCACGCATATCCATGCGCTGTCGGGCCAGCTCGCGGCGGCGGTGCGTAACGCTAACTGGGCCGGCAGCCGTGGCGAGCTGCGTGCCGCCGCCGCGGAAACCCCGCTGCCCGCGGCACTGCGCAGCAGCTCGGCACGCGCCACGCTGCGCGCCAACCTGACACCGCACTCGGTGGCGTTCCGCCATGCCGTGCGCAGCGCCATCACACTGTCGGCCACGCTGTTCGTCTCCCGCGAACTCGGCCTGCCGCATGGCTACTGGCTGCCGATGACCGCCGCCATCGTGCTGCGCCCGGATTTCGCCGCCACCTTCAACTTCGGCCTGCTGCGCGTGGTCGGCACGGTGCTCGGCCTGGTGCTCACCACCGCGCTGCTGCACATCACGCCGCACGACGCATGGGCGCATCTCGCGCTGATGGCGGTGCTGTGCATGGGCTTCCGCTATCTGGCCACTGCGCATTACGGCGTGGCGGTGGCGGCGCTGACCGGCACCGTGGTCATCCTGCTGTCGTTCGAGGGCGTGAATTCCAGCGACGCGGTGATGGACCGCGTGATCAACACCGCGCTGGGCAGCGGCATGGCACTGCTGGCCTACGTGCTATGGCCGACCTGGGAACGCGGGCGCGCGCGTGCCGCTCTGTCGGACATGCTCGATGCCTACGCCGACTACCTCGGCGCACTCGCCCACCCGGACCGCCGGGACGGTCGCCGCGAAGCGCGCACGGCGGCACGCACGGCGCGCAGCAACGCACAGGCCTCGCTGGATCGCATGCGTGCCGAGCCAGGCACCCCCGCGCAGCTGCTGGAACTGGCCAATGCCCTGTTCGCCAACGGCAACCGCCTGGCGCGTACCGCGATGACGCTGGAAGCGCTGATCGAAGATCACCATGACCTGCCGGAGACAGTGGAGATGTGCGCCTTCGTCGACCACGCCGCCACCGCGCTGCACGATATCGCCACCGCCTTGCGCGCACAGCGCGCCCCCGATCGCCTGCCCGACCTGCGTGGCCTGCAGCGCACGTTGGCAACGCTGCTCAACATGGCCGAAGACCGCCAGGCCGCCGAGTTGCTCATGCGCATCAGCGACCGGCTGGTGGACAACGTGAACACGCTCGCGCATATCACCGGGCGCAGTCATAGCAAGTCCGCGGCGACGGTGTAA
- a CDS encoding acetylglutamate kinase: MEAHKHTRKTIVRLLSSMGSAKEIQQYLKRFSQLDAKRFAVVKVGGAVLRDDLPALTSSLTFLQQVGLTPIVLHGAGPQLDEELSAAGIEKHTVNGLRVTTPKALAIVRKVFQDQNLRLVEALQTMDTRATSVLSGVFTASYLDRDTYGLVGKVSSINLAPIEASLRAGSIPVIASLGETEEGQILNVNADFAANELVRVLQPYKIVFLTGTGGLLDDKGNIIDSINLSTEFEHLMSQPWINGGMRLKIEQIADLLNDLPLTSSVSITKPSELAKELFTHKGSGTLVRRGEKVKRFESWEGIDLARMRELIESSFGRALVPDYFERTTPFRVYVSENYRTAMILTLEDGLPYLDKFAVLDDAQGEGLGRAVWQVMREENPQLFWRSRHGNAVNHFYYAESDGCLKQPRWKVFWYGIEAFDTIARCVAHCAQRQPTLVD; this comes from the coding sequence ATGGAAGCCCACAAGCACACCCGGAAAACCATCGTCCGCCTGCTTTCGAGCATGGGCAGCGCGAAGGAGATCCAGCAATACCTCAAGCGCTTCTCGCAGCTCGACGCCAAGCGCTTCGCCGTGGTGAAGGTCGGTGGCGCGGTGCTGCGCGACGATCTGCCGGCGCTGACGTCCTCGCTGACCTTCCTGCAGCAGGTGGGCCTGACGCCCATCGTGCTGCATGGCGCGGGCCCGCAGCTCGACGAAGAGCTGTCGGCCGCCGGTATCGAGAAACACACGGTGAACGGCCTGCGCGTGACCACGCCCAAGGCGCTGGCCATCGTGCGCAAGGTGTTCCAGGACCAGAACCTGCGCCTGGTCGAGGCGTTGCAGACCATGGACACCCGCGCCACCTCGGTGCTGTCGGGCGTGTTTACGGCAAGCTATCTGGATCGCGACACCTACGGTCTCGTGGGCAAGGTCAGCAGCATCAACCTGGCGCCGATCGAGGCCAGCTTGCGCGCCGGTTCCATCCCGGTGATCGCCAGCCTGGGCGAGACGGAGGAGGGCCAGATCCTCAACGTCAACGCCGACTTCGCCGCCAATGAACTGGTGCGGGTGCTGCAGCCGTACAAGATCGTGTTCCTTACCGGCACGGGCGGGCTGCTGGACGACAAGGGCAACATCATCGACTCGATCAACCTCAGCACCGAGTTCGAACACCTGATGTCGCAGCCGTGGATCAACGGCGGCATGCGCCTGAAGATCGAGCAGATCGCCGACCTGCTGAACGACCTGCCGCTGACCTCGTCGGTGTCCATCACCAAGCCGTCCGAGCTGGCCAAGGAGCTGTTCACCCACAAGGGTTCCGGCACCCTGGTGCGGCGCGGCGAAAAGGTGAAGCGCTTCGAGTCATGGGAGGGCATCGACCTGGCGCGCATGCGTGAGCTGATCGAGTCCAGCTTCGGCCGCGCGCTGGTGCCGGATTATTTCGAACGCACCACGCCGTTCCGCGTCTATGTGAGCGAAAACTATCGCACCGCGATGATCCTCACCCTGGAAGACGGCCTGCCGTACCTCGACAAGTTCGCCGTGCTCGACGATGCGCAAGGCGAGGGTCTGGGGCGTGCCGTGTGGCAGGTGATGCGCGAAGAGAACCCGCAGCTGTTCTGGCGCTCGCGCCACGGCAACGCCGTCAACCATTTCTACTACGCCGAATCGGATGGCTGCCTCAAGCAGCCGCGCTGGAAGGTGTTCTGGTATGGCATCGAAGCTTTCGACACGATCGCCCGTTGCGTCGCGCATTGCGCGCAGCGGCAGCCGACCCTGGTGGACTGA
- a CDS encoding amidohydrolase family protein, whose protein sequence is MLKIDTHAHILPRDWPNLAAKFGDDRFPVMNHNDGRHRIYKDGKFFREVWESAFDPQQRIDDYARFGVGVQVVSTVPVLFSYWAPGYQALELHRHLNDQMAQICNDYPRHYAGIGTVPLQSPDLAIRELERCIDELGLQGVQVGSHCNDWNLDAPELFPFFEAAADLGAAIMVHPWDMMGTASMPKYWLPWLVGMPAEQSRAACCLVFGGVLERLPKLRVMLAHGGGSFPWTIGRIEHGYRMRPDLVATDNPRNPREYLQRLYFDSCVHDPHALRYLLDVTGVDRVMLGTDYPFPLGEQHPGSGIESLGLDHDARARLFHGTALEWLGLPLHRFEPHTLSQEKA, encoded by the coding sequence ATGCTCAAAATCGACACTCACGCCCACATCCTGCCCCGTGACTGGCCGAACCTTGCCGCCAAGTTCGGCGACGACCGGTTCCCGGTGATGAACCACAACGACGGGCGCCATCGCATCTACAAAGATGGCAAGTTCTTCCGCGAGGTCTGGGAATCCGCCTTCGATCCGCAGCAGCGCATCGATGACTACGCCCGCTTCGGCGTCGGCGTGCAGGTGGTGTCTACCGTGCCGGTACTGTTCTCCTACTGGGCGCCGGGCTATCAGGCCCTGGAGCTGCATCGCCACCTGAACGACCAGATGGCGCAGATCTGCAACGACTACCCCCGCCACTACGCCGGCATTGGCACCGTGCCGCTGCAATCGCCCGATCTGGCGATACGCGAGCTGGAGCGCTGCATCGACGAGCTGGGCCTGCAGGGCGTGCAGGTCGGCTCGCACTGCAACGACTGGAACCTGGACGCACCGGAGCTGTTCCCGTTCTTCGAGGCCGCCGCGGACCTGGGCGCCGCCATCATGGTGCACCCCTGGGACATGATGGGCACCGCCAGCATGCCCAAGTACTGGCTGCCCTGGCTGGTGGGCATGCCGGCCGAGCAATCGCGTGCGGCCTGCTGCCTGGTGTTCGGCGGCGTGCTGGAGCGCCTGCCGAAGCTGCGCGTGATGCTGGCCCACGGCGGCGGCAGTTTTCCGTGGACCATCGGCCGCATCGAGCATGGCTACCGCATGCGGCCCGACCTGGTGGCCACGGACAACCCGCGCAACCCGCGCGAGTACCTGCAGCGCCTTTATTTCGACTCCTGCGTGCACGACCCCCACGCCCTGCGCTATCTCCTGGATGTGACAGGGGTCGACCGCGTCATGCTGGGGACCGATTATCCTTTCCCGCTGGGGGAACAGCATCCGGGCAGCGGCATCGAGTCACTCGGACTCGACCACGACGCCCGCGCGCGACTCTTCCACGGCACCGCCCTGGAATGGCTGGGGCTGCCGCTGCATCGTTTCGAACCTCACACCCTCTCACAGGAAAAGGCATGA